The following are from one region of the Oncorhynchus kisutch isolate 150728-3 unplaced genomic scaffold, Okis_V2 Okis03b-Okis08b_hom, whole genome shotgun sequence genome:
- the LOC109877171 gene encoding sorting nexin-1 isoform X1, whose amino-acid sequence MVKNQLTSSVKQKLAPLPTVTSQTLSPTVSIQTMRMIYLQRSRWSCPWRTPAPQPSPLELEFTPSLTLSATQPESMEQLEEEKDEDSFDMEVAVTNPEKIGDGMNAYMAYKVSTRTTLPMFRNRTFSVWRRFSDFLGLYEKLSVKHSLNGCIIPPPPEKSVVGMTKVKVGKDDSSSADFVERRRAALERYLQRVVCHPSLLQDPDVREFLERDELPRAVGTHTLSGAGFLKMINRASDAVSKMTIKISDSDAWFDNKLQEVESEELQLRKLHAVVDSLVNHRKELCGNTAVFAKSMAMLGNSEDNTALSRALSQLAEVEDKMETLHQEQAASDFFILAELLADYIRLLGAVRGCFEQRMKTWQRWQEAQSTLQKKREVEAKLLWANKPDKLQQAKEEITEWEGKVTQYERDFDRISVTVRKEFLRFEKEKSNDFKSQIVKYLESLLQSQQRHVKFWEAFLPEAKAIA is encoded by the exons ATGGTGAAGAACCAGCTGACCTCTTCAGTGAAGCAGAAACTAGCACCGCTGCCAACAGTTACATCACAAACTCTAAGTCCAACGGTGTCCATTCAGACAATGAGAATGATCTATTTGCAG AGGTCTCGGTGGAGCTGTCCATGGAGAACCCCAGCACCACAGCCAAGTCCTCTGGAGCTGGAATTCACCCCATCACTTACACTATCAGCAACACAACCTGAGTCTATGGAGCAG TTGGAAGAGGAAAAGGATGAGGACAGCTTTGACATGGAGGTTGCTGTCACCAATCCAGAGAAAATTG GAGATGGCATGAACGCTTACATGGCCTACAAGGTGTCCACTCGG ACTACATTACCCATGTTCAGGAACAGGACATTCTCGGTGTGGAGGAGGTTCAGTGATTTCCTTGGTCTGTATGAGAAGCTGTCAGTGAAGCACTCTCTGAACGGCTGTATCATCCCTCCACCACCAGAGAAGAGCGTTGTGG GGATGACCAAAGTGAAGGTGGGAAAGGATGACTCTTCCTCGGCTGACtttgtggagaggaggagagcggctCTGGAGAG GTACCTGCAGAGAGTAGTGTGTCACCCATCCCTGTTACAAGACCCTGATGTCAGAGAGTTCCTGGAAAGAGACGAG ctgCCTAGGGCGgtgggtacacacacactgagtggaGCTGGTTTCCTGAAGATGATCAACAGAGCATCagatgctgtcagtaagatgaCCATCAAGATCAGCGACTCGGATGCT TGGTTTGACAACAAACTGCAGGAGGTGGAGAGCGAGGAGCTGCAGCTGAGGAAACTCCATGCGGTGGTGGACTCCCTGGTCAACCACAGAAAGG AGCTCTGCGGGAACACAGCAGTGTTCGCCAAGAGCATGGCCATGCTGGGCAACTCGGAGGACAACACAGCTCTGTCCCGGGCCCTCTCCCAACTGGCTGAGGTGGAGGACAAGATGGAGACGCTACACCAGGAGCAGGCGGCCAGTGACTTCTTCATCTTGGCCGAGCTGCTGGCCGACTACATCCGCCTACTAGGGGCCGTCAGG GGCTGTTTTGAGCAGCGCATGAAAACGTGGCAGCGCTGGCAGGAGGCTCAGAGCACCCTGCAGAAGAAGAGGGAGGTTGAGGCAAAGCTTCTGTGGGCCAACAAGCCTGACAAACTACAACAGGCCAAAGAGGAGATCACTGAG TGGGAGGGTAAAGTCACTCAGTACGAGAGGGATTTTGACAGGATCTCTGTAACCGTCCGCAAGGAATTCCTCAGGTTTGAG AAAGAGAAGTCCAATGACTTCAAAAGCCAGATAGTGAAATATCTGGAGTCTCTTCTACAGTCTCAACAGCGG CACGTAAAGTTCTGGGAAGCATTCCTGCCTGAAGCAAAAGCGATAGCATGA
- the LOC109877171 gene encoding sorting nexin-1 isoform X2 — protein sequence MEQLEEEKDEDSFDMEVAVTNPEKIGDGMNAYMAYKVSTRTTLPMFRNRTFSVWRRFSDFLGLYEKLSVKHSLNGCIIPPPPEKSVVGMTKVKVGKDDSSSADFVERRRAALERYLQRVVCHPSLLQDPDVREFLERDELPRAVGTHTLSGAGFLKMINRASDAVSKMTIKISDSDAWFDNKLQEVESEELQLRKLHAVVDSLVNHRKELCGNTAVFAKSMAMLGNSEDNTALSRALSQLAEVEDKMETLHQEQAASDFFILAELLADYIRLLGAVRGCFEQRMKTWQRWQEAQSTLQKKREVEAKLLWANKPDKLQQAKEEITEWEGKVTQYERDFDRISVTVRKEFLRFEKEKSNDFKSQIVKYLESLLQSQQRHVKFWEAFLPEAKAIA from the exons ATGGAGCAG TTGGAAGAGGAAAAGGATGAGGACAGCTTTGACATGGAGGTTGCTGTCACCAATCCAGAGAAAATTG GAGATGGCATGAACGCTTACATGGCCTACAAGGTGTCCACTCGG ACTACATTACCCATGTTCAGGAACAGGACATTCTCGGTGTGGAGGAGGTTCAGTGATTTCCTTGGTCTGTATGAGAAGCTGTCAGTGAAGCACTCTCTGAACGGCTGTATCATCCCTCCACCACCAGAGAAGAGCGTTGTGG GGATGACCAAAGTGAAGGTGGGAAAGGATGACTCTTCCTCGGCTGACtttgtggagaggaggagagcggctCTGGAGAG GTACCTGCAGAGAGTAGTGTGTCACCCATCCCTGTTACAAGACCCTGATGTCAGAGAGTTCCTGGAAAGAGACGAG ctgCCTAGGGCGgtgggtacacacacactgagtggaGCTGGTTTCCTGAAGATGATCAACAGAGCATCagatgctgtcagtaagatgaCCATCAAGATCAGCGACTCGGATGCT TGGTTTGACAACAAACTGCAGGAGGTGGAGAGCGAGGAGCTGCAGCTGAGGAAACTCCATGCGGTGGTGGACTCCCTGGTCAACCACAGAAAGG AGCTCTGCGGGAACACAGCAGTGTTCGCCAAGAGCATGGCCATGCTGGGCAACTCGGAGGACAACACAGCTCTGTCCCGGGCCCTCTCCCAACTGGCTGAGGTGGAGGACAAGATGGAGACGCTACACCAGGAGCAGGCGGCCAGTGACTTCTTCATCTTGGCCGAGCTGCTGGCCGACTACATCCGCCTACTAGGGGCCGTCAGG GGCTGTTTTGAGCAGCGCATGAAAACGTGGCAGCGCTGGCAGGAGGCTCAGAGCACCCTGCAGAAGAAGAGGGAGGTTGAGGCAAAGCTTCTGTGGGCCAACAAGCCTGACAAACTACAACAGGCCAAAGAGGAGATCACTGAG TGGGAGGGTAAAGTCACTCAGTACGAGAGGGATTTTGACAGGATCTCTGTAACCGTCCGCAAGGAATTCCTCAGGTTTGAG AAAGAGAAGTCCAATGACTTCAAAAGCCAGATAGTGAAATATCTGGAGTCTCTTCTACAGTCTCAACAGCGG CACGTAAAGTTCTGGGAAGCATTCCTGCCTGAAGCAAAAGCGATAGCATGA
- the LOC109877171 gene encoding sorting nexin-1 isoform X4 has product MAASSRRNPPPLPGAENQDPLSEMADEDSDEGEDIFVGNSNPVAEAFQPDTANGEEPADLFSEAETSTAANSYITNSKSNGVHSDNENDLFAVPSEVSVELSMENPSTTAKSSGLEFTPSLTLSATQPESMEQLEEEKDEDSFDMEVAVTNPEKIGDGMNAYMAYKVSTRTTLPMFRNRTFSVWRRFSDFLGLYEKLSVKHSLNGCIIPPPPEKSVVGMTKVKVGKDDSSSADFVERRRAALERYLQRVVCHPSLLQDPDVREFLERDELPRAVGTHTLSGAGFLKMINRASDAVSKMTIKISDSDAWFDNKLQEVESEELQLRKLHAVVDSLVNHRKELCGNTAVFAKSMAMLGNSEDNTALSRALSQLAEVEDKMETLHQEQAASDFFILAELLADYIRLLGAVRGCFEQRMKTWQRWQEAQSTLQKKREVEAKLLWANKPDKLQQAKEEITEWEGKVTQYERDFDRISVTVRKEFLRFEKEKSNDFKSQIVKYLESLLQSQQRHVKFWEAFLPEAKAIA; this is encoded by the exons ATGGCGGCTAGCTCACGGCggaatccccctcctctccctggagCAGAGAACCAAGACCCACTTTCCGAAATGGCAGATGAAGACAGTGACGAAGGGGAGGATATATTCGTTGGCAAT AGCAACCCTGTTGCAGAGGCCTTTCAGCCTGACACAGCCAATGGTGAAGAACCAGCTGACCTCTTCAGTGAAGCAGAAACTAGCACCGCTGCCAACAGTTACATCACAAACTCTAAGTCCAACGGTGTCCATTCAGACAATGAGAATGATCTATTTG CCGTCCCCTCAGAGGTCTCGGTGGAGCTGTCCATGGAGAACCCCAGCACCACAGCCAAGTCCTCTGGA CTGGAATTCACCCCATCACTTACACTATCAGCAACACAACCTGAGTCTATGGAGCAG TTGGAAGAGGAAAAGGATGAGGACAGCTTTGACATGGAGGTTGCTGTCACCAATCCAGAGAAAATTG GAGATGGCATGAACGCTTACATGGCCTACAAGGTGTCCACTCGG ACTACATTACCCATGTTCAGGAACAGGACATTCTCGGTGTGGAGGAGGTTCAGTGATTTCCTTGGTCTGTATGAGAAGCTGTCAGTGAAGCACTCTCTGAACGGCTGTATCATCCCTCCACCACCAGAGAAGAGCGTTGTGG GGATGACCAAAGTGAAGGTGGGAAAGGATGACTCTTCCTCGGCTGACtttgtggagaggaggagagcggctCTGGAGAG GTACCTGCAGAGAGTAGTGTGTCACCCATCCCTGTTACAAGACCCTGATGTCAGAGAGTTCCTGGAAAGAGACGAG ctgCCTAGGGCGgtgggtacacacacactgagtggaGCTGGTTTCCTGAAGATGATCAACAGAGCATCagatgctgtcagtaagatgaCCATCAAGATCAGCGACTCGGATGCT TGGTTTGACAACAAACTGCAGGAGGTGGAGAGCGAGGAGCTGCAGCTGAGGAAACTCCATGCGGTGGTGGACTCCCTGGTCAACCACAGAAAGG AGCTCTGCGGGAACACAGCAGTGTTCGCCAAGAGCATGGCCATGCTGGGCAACTCGGAGGACAACACAGCTCTGTCCCGGGCCCTCTCCCAACTGGCTGAGGTGGAGGACAAGATGGAGACGCTACACCAGGAGCAGGCGGCCAGTGACTTCTTCATCTTGGCCGAGCTGCTGGCCGACTACATCCGCCTACTAGGGGCCGTCAGG GGCTGTTTTGAGCAGCGCATGAAAACGTGGCAGCGCTGGCAGGAGGCTCAGAGCACCCTGCAGAAGAAGAGGGAGGTTGAGGCAAAGCTTCTGTGGGCCAACAAGCCTGACAAACTACAACAGGCCAAAGAGGAGATCACTGAG TGGGAGGGTAAAGTCACTCAGTACGAGAGGGATTTTGACAGGATCTCTGTAACCGTCCGCAAGGAATTCCTCAGGTTTGAG AAAGAGAAGTCCAATGACTTCAAAAGCCAGATAGTGAAATATCTGGAGTCTCTTCTACAGTCTCAACAGCGG CACGTAAAGTTCTGGGAAGCATTCCTGCCTGAAGCAAAAGCGATAGCATGA